The following coding sequences are from one bacterium window:
- a CDS encoding ferredoxin, translating into MRSQNTQSMGSGGYCICPKCGYKAPHQSGVPCQDTKCPTCGVKMLREGSYHHDLLNKKRG; encoded by the coding sequence ATGCGTTCCCAAAATACACAATCAATGGGCAGCGGAGGCTACTGCATCTGCCCCAAATGCGGATATAAAGCTCCTCACCAGAGCGGTGTACCGTGCCAGGATACAAAATGTCCTACCTGCGGGGTGAAAATGTTGAGAGAGGGTTCGTATCACCACGACCTGTTAAATAAAAAACGCGGGTAG
- a CDS encoding MBL fold metallo-hydrolase has protein sequence MKASIIYDNNSLRGDIVSDWGFSVFIETQDRNILFDTGGDGNILLANMQAMDIDPKSVSDIFISHNHFDHIGGLAGFLNMNSNVNVFVPESFRGVKRAKKVISIDNRPREIYENIYTTGEIDGIEQSLIIKDSKGLVLFVGCSHPDMKDILNSASLFGRVYAIIGGMHGFNKYELLKDMELICPAHCTQHQREIKEIYQDKVISGGAGRIIEL, from the coding sequence TTGAAAGCCTCTATAATCTATGACAATAACTCCTTAAGAGGGGATATTGTATCTGACTGGGGATTTTCTGTCTTTATAGAGACTCAGGATAGGAATATCCTTTTTGACACAGGCGGTGACGGAAATATTCTTCTTGCCAACATGCAAGCCATGGATATTGATCCCAAATCCGTAAGCGACATATTTATCTCCCACAACCATTTTGACCACATCGGAGGGCTTGCGGGCTTTCTGAATATGAACAGTAATGTTAATGTGTTTGTCCCTGAATCATTCAGAGGAGTTAAAAGAGCAAAAAAAGTGATCAGTATTGACAATAGACCGCGGGAGATATACGAAAACATTTACACAACAGGAGAGATTGACGGAATTGAACAATCTTTGATAATCAAAGACAGCAAAGGATTGGTTCTGTTTGTCGGCTGCTCTCATCCTGATATGAAAGATATTCTGAACTCTGCATCTCTGTTCGGCAGAGTATATGCGATTATCGGCGGTATGCACGGGTTCAATAAATATGAACTTTTAAAGGATATGGAACTAATCTGTCCTGCCCACTGCACTCAGCATCAAAGGGAAATAAAGGAGATATATCAGGACAAAGTAATTTCCGGAGGAGCAGGCAGAATTATTGAATTGTAA